One stretch of Trichocoleus sp. DNA includes these proteins:
- a CDS encoding beta-propeller fold lactonase family protein: protein MKLRLIISFVFVILLSIAIPTLAGQAPFSASMQDIPISSRDRVYTADQTSNTVSVHDPQTNKLLGVIRLGEALPDNLSPLYKGQLLVHGMGFSPDHQTLDVVSVGSNSVAFIDTQTNQVKHITYVGRSPHEAFFTPDGEEVWVTVRGEDYVSVLDGNTYEEKLHIPVGNGPGMTIFRPDGKYGFVCSSFTPETKVVEVKTHQIVANVPQASPFCPNIAATPDGKQVWFTLKDVGKTQVFSAEPPFNVISTLDTGPITNHVNFAHNQNGQFAYITIGGENVVKVYTTTNTPNLVTTIPVGDLPHGLWPSGDGTRMYVALENGTGMTTIDTLTNKVIATNPGGQSSQALVYVPNAVPQGDGLDNLTPLGDSGLAAHVVMGPPGSSPEQSPTTVSINNQGLIDLVEAAVTGLQPKQQYQLVLVERPTSPYGEIQPLETFQTNPAGAAVVNTVGPIKRIVADSPELQRRYLAIVSVGDPNQAIPVQVQLGLKSM from the coding sequence ATGAAGCTCCGCCTAATCATTAGTTTTGTATTCGTAATTCTACTCAGTATTGCCATTCCTACTCTGGCAGGTCAAGCTCCTTTTTCAGCTTCTATGCAAGATATTCCCATAAGCTCCCGCGATCGCGTTTATACCGCTGATCAAACTTCTAATACAGTTTCGGTTCACGATCCACAAACCAACAAACTTTTAGGAGTCATTCGCTTAGGTGAAGCATTGCCAGACAATCTTAGCCCCTTGTACAAGGGACAATTACTGGTGCACGGAATGGGCTTTTCTCCAGATCACCAAACGCTGGATGTCGTTTCTGTTGGCTCAAATTCGGTTGCGTTCATTGATACTCAAACGAATCAGGTGAAGCACATTACTTATGTGGGTCGATCTCCACATGAAGCGTTTTTTACACCCGATGGTGAGGAGGTTTGGGTAACGGTTCGGGGAGAAGATTATGTTTCTGTTCTGGATGGAAATACCTATGAGGAGAAGTTGCACATTCCAGTAGGAAATGGACCTGGAATGACAATTTTTCGTCCAGATGGTAAGTATGGCTTTGTTTGCTCCAGTTTTACACCCGAAACCAAAGTCGTTGAAGTAAAAACTCACCAGATTGTGGCAAATGTTCCCCAAGCCTCGCCCTTCTGTCCCAACATTGCGGCAACACCTGATGGAAAGCAAGTCTGGTTCACGCTAAAAGATGTTGGCAAGACACAAGTGTTTAGTGCAGAACCACCTTTCAATGTCATTAGCACCTTAGATACTGGACCTATTACTAATCATGTCAACTTTGCCCACAATCAAAATGGACAGTTCGCTTACATCACGATCGGGGGCGAGAATGTTGTAAAAGTCTATACGACAACCAATACTCCTAATCTGGTAACAACCATTCCAGTTGGTGATTTGCCGCATGGATTGTGGCCCTCAGGGGATGGTACACGGATGTATGTTGCCCTGGAAAATGGAACGGGGATGACTACGATCGATACCCTGACCAACAAAGTTATTGCGACTAATCCGGGTGGACAATCTTCACAGGCACTCGTGTATGTGCCCAACGCAGTTCCGCAAGGAGATGGGCTAGATAATCTAACGCCATTAGGTGATTCAGGGCTTGCAGCGCATGTAGTGATGGGACCACCCGGATCATCCCCTGAGCAATCTCCTACAACGGTCAGTATCAATAACCAGGGATTAATTGATTTAGTAGAAGCAGCCGTGACTGGGTTACAGCCAAAACAACAATATCAACTGGTACTTGTAGAACGTCCCACTTCACCCTACGGAGAAATCCAGCCGCTAGAGACATTTCAAACCAACCCTGCTGGAGCTGCAGTGGTTAATACGGTAGGACCCATTAAACGAATCGTAGCCGATAGTCCGGAACTTCAACGGCGCTATTTGGCGATCGTCTCTGTTGGAGATCCTAATCAGGCAATACCTGTGCAGGTTCAACTAGGTCTGAAGTCGATGTGA
- a CDS encoding cysteine desulfurase-like protein, with protein sequence MTNSLTLQLDFVREQFPALSGDWTFFDNAGGSQTLKRVVDRISEFLLTSNVQLGASYGVSQFAGERLAKATQAMATLIHAADPTEVIMGPSTTMLLRILSLCLVQTFEPGDEIIVTNCDHEANIGVWLDLEKQGIQLKVWHLNPDTLELDLEDLKALLSPRTRLVAVTHASNVLGTINPIKAIADLAHAQGALICVDGVAYAPHRLVDVQESDVDFYVFSFYKVYGPHHALLYGKREHLLNLPGINHYFIDSTNIPYKFQPGNVNYELSYGMLGLCEYLSDLARQHYGDRTALDLRQQMKQAFDLISIHEERLGEYLLNYLNRKPNVRIIGQPTADRTQRVPTVSFVVNGINSATIPPQIDPYKIGIRYGDFYAKRLIKDLGLQNQGGVVRISMVHYNSLEEVDRLIKHLDSVL encoded by the coding sequence ATGACTAATTCCCTAACCTTACAGCTCGACTTTGTCCGTGAACAGTTTCCAGCCTTGTCGGGCGACTGGACTTTTTTTGACAACGCTGGCGGTTCCCAAACTCTCAAGCGGGTAGTGGATCGGATCAGCGAATTTTTGCTAACTTCTAACGTGCAGTTAGGAGCATCTTATGGTGTGTCTCAATTCGCTGGAGAGCGTCTTGCTAAAGCGACTCAAGCCATGGCGACTTTGATTCATGCAGCCGATCCAACTGAAGTGATCATGGGTCCATCTACCACCATGCTGCTGCGGATTCTTTCTCTCTGTCTGGTGCAAACCTTTGAACCAGGTGATGAGATTATTGTGACGAACTGCGATCATGAGGCCAATATTGGCGTTTGGCTTGACCTGGAAAAACAGGGGATACAGCTCAAGGTTTGGCACCTGAACCCAGATACGCTAGAGCTAGATTTAGAAGATCTCAAGGCTTTGTTGAGTCCTCGGACTCGGTTGGTTGCTGTCACTCATGCCTCCAATGTTCTGGGAACGATTAACCCGATTAAAGCGATCGCTGACCTGGCTCATGCTCAAGGGGCTTTAATTTGCGTGGATGGGGTTGCTTATGCTCCTCACCGCCTGGTGGATGTGCAAGAGTCAGATGTTGATTTCTATGTGTTTAGCTTTTACAAAGTCTATGGACCACACCATGCTTTGCTTTATGGAAAACGCGAACATTTGCTGAATTTGCCCGGCATCAACCATTACTTTATTGATTCCACTAATATTCCTTACAAGTTCCAGCCAGGCAACGTGAATTATGAACTGAGCTATGGGATGCTGGGACTCTGCGAGTATTTAAGTGATCTGGCGCGGCAACATTATGGCGATCGAACGGCACTTGATCTGCGCCAACAAATGAAACAAGCGTTTGACTTAATTAGCATCCACGAAGAACGGCTCGGAGAATATCTGCTCAATTACCTCAATCGCAAACCCAACGTTCGGATCATTGGACAGCCCACTGCCGATCGCACTCAGCGGGTTCCCACAGTTTCTTTTGTCGTGAATGGCATCAATAGTGCCACCATTCCGCCCCAAATTGACCCTTACAAGATCGGTATCCGGTACGGCGATTTTTATGCCAAGCGGTTGATTAAGGATCTGGGATTGCAGAACCAGGGAGGTGTGGTGCGGATCAGCATGGTGCATTACAACAGCCTAGAAGAAGTCGATCGCCTGATAAAACACCTCGACTCGGTGCTTTGA